In one Silene latifolia isolate original U9 population chromosome 10, ASM4854445v1, whole genome shotgun sequence genomic region, the following are encoded:
- the LOC141607601 gene encoding uncharacterized protein LOC141607601 yields MEYATGKWFFRYHPLCKSLKLTHLLFADDLFMLCKGDIKSIMLLLRALSTFSATSGLRVNPSKSEVVFNGVPEAMKLDIVQVSGFQQGVLPFKYLGVPIQPGRLSKTDCHILLDRIVNKIKEAELCRQASTD; encoded by the coding sequence ATGGAGTATGCAACTGGTAAATGGTTCTTTAGATATCACCCTCTATGCAAAAGCTTGAAGTTAACTCATCTATTGTTTGCTGATGATTTGTTCATGTTATGTAAGGGTGATATCAAATCTATTATGTTGTTATTAAGGGCACTTTCTACTTTCTCTGCAACCTCTGGACTGAGGGTTAATCCATCCAAATCAGAGGTAGTTTTCAATGGTGTTCCAGAAGCTATGAAGTTAGATATTGTTCAGGTTTCAGGCTTTCAGCAAGGGGTATTGCCATTCAAATACCTGGGGGTCCCTATTCAACCTGGTAGATTGTCTAAAactgattgtcatattttattggATAGGATTGTGAACAAAATCAAGGAAGCCGAGTTATGCAGGCAGGCTAGTACTGATTAA